The Ziziphus jujuba cultivar Dongzao chromosome 5, ASM3175591v1 genome segment TAGTAGCTATTCTGTAATTTGCAGATTAAATTCCATATCTGATATAGCTGCTGACCTGATTAAGCATCCATTTGAATCCGACAGCTGCCGAGCATTCATTCTTGGAAGCACTAGTAAACCAGTCAAGATTATAAACTTGATCCATGGTCTtcaaaattgaagaaatattaAGCCTCCTATCTCTGACTGAAAATATTTCTCCATTGGAGCTCACATTCATATGACTATTTAATAACGTTTCAAACCATCCGCTTCCCGATCTCTGCATTGACAATATGGCAAAGTATCTTACAGGATTGCAGGCACATTCCTCCCTGTAAAACCCATCATCACAGTCATCATATTCGAAATGGAATCTAGAACGGCATCTTGATCAGAGAGCAAAAACAATGACATTCATTTCCTACCTTCTAAATGTTTGAGGATTTGGGTAATGCACATAGGGGAGTTCTGTTTGTTGAAGATCTGCAGAACCATGACAGGATTGGACGTCGTGGTCTAACACTTTGatgtttatgaattttgttttgttgcggCTGTTCATCTGCTTCAAACTCATTGAGTATATATAAAATCCACAAAATGTCGCAAATAATAGAAATGCCATCCTCAATACCAGTGGAGATTTCTTAGGAGTCTTAATGACCAGAGTATCCTGTAAAAAacagtattattttttaattactaattaaGAATGCAGCACAATTAATGAACTTTCACCAGGAAGACAGCATGAACATAAAAAAGTTGaggattaaaaataaataaataaataaaaaattgcaaacGCTGTCACAGTGTAAGGAGGATAGTGGGCATACTACGGCTTCCATTTAAAACCTCCATCAAAGAAAATAAGACAACCAAAAGTAGAAGAAGATAgaacaaattgattaaaatggATGTTGTTTTCTCATAGATCATGTTTGTTTAAGCTGAGAAAACCCTGGCGAAAGAAATGGTCAGAGTATGGGCTTTCTTGGAAAAAATCAGATCAAATCAAtcattcaaaatattaaaagggGTATGAGGCACATTTGATATCTGGCAAGAAAGAAccccaaaattttatttttattttttatttttaaaaaacagcGGGTTGGTTGGAAACGAAAAAATAGTTGCACCAAGGCATTTTATTCTAAGAAAGCTCAACTTAGCTATGTCCAATAGCAGCGAAATAAAAACATGCATTTTGacagagaaaaaaagagagataatCGGAAGAAACCTGGAAGTAGTTTTTGAGAATATAGAAGTAAAATAAGTCACACGTTAAAAGGACAAAAGTAAGCTAAAGACACCATGATATAAGCTCAGCATACCTTGCTAAAGAAACAGATTACTTCCGTCATTGATTCTTCTGGAGTTAAAGAGATTGAAGAAAGATAAATGGGCAGCAAGTAAAGTACAgttgcttttcttcttcttcttcttctttctctctctctctctctctctctctcttaactcTCTGTTTGAGTATCCTTTATGGCTGGTCGAGCACTTTTATTATGATGATTCGGAGAAAGAACTGGAAAGAGAGCTGTTATATGTTTGTAGCTAGCTAGTTTAGAGCTTTTCCTCGTGAAACATGACCTCATTTATAACACACCACGCTCTCATCTCTCTCTCCctcatttttttatacataatgtgggttttatttaaaataatattatctatCTTCTTCAACAAGTGCGTTTCTCTTGAAACAATCTGTATCCACCATCCATTTTGAGACAGTTATGAGTTTGATGACACTAGTCCCAGTAGACAATATTACTTCAAAAATAAGACACACATGAATCTCAGAGCAGCTTTATTTTTAATCGCACACATATTCATGGACATTAAAAAACTCAGAAATATAAAACACGATGTCTTTCCAATTTTCTAGACCCACCCAACACAAAAGTTTGTGACAGGGACGTATTGGCAACGCAATCTTGGGGATTACTATTGTTGTTACCAAAGTCGCAACTTTAAAAGCGACAGAATAACTTAttttatgaaggaaaaaaaaaaattactttaactATCAACTTCTGCCCTCaagtaaagaaaaattttatacttATAAT includes the following:
- the LOC107420921 gene encoding uncharacterized protein LOC107420921 isoform X1; its protein translation is MTEVICFFSKDTLVIKTPKKSPLVLRMAFLLFATFCGFYIYSMSLKQMNSRNKTKFINIKVLDHDVQSCHGSADLQQTELPYVHYPNPQTFRREECACNPVRYFAILSMQRSGSGWFETLLNSHMNVSSNGEIFSVRDRRLNISSILKTMDQVYNLDWFTSASKNECSAAVGFKWMLNQGLMEHHQEIVEYFNRNGVAAIFLFRRNLLRRMISVLANSYDKDAKLLNGTHKSHVHSPVEAKILAKYKPKINATLLIPELKQTDETSAKAIQYFNTTYHIVLYYEDIIKNRTKLKDLQEFLKLPYRELKSLQVKIHTAPLSSQVDNWDDVQTALKGTSYETFLNADY
- the LOC107420921 gene encoding uncharacterized protein LOC107420921 isoform X2; this encodes MEAVDTLVIKTPKKSPLVLRMAFLLFATFCGFYIYSMSLKQMNSRNKTKFINIKVLDHDVQSCHGSADLQQTELPYVHYPNPQTFRREECACNPVRYFAILSMQRSGSGWFETLLNSHMNVSSNGEIFSVRDRRLNISSILKTMDQVYNLDWFTSASKNECSAAVGFKWMLNQGLMEHHQEIVEYFNRNGVAAIFLFRRNLLRRMISVLANSYDKDAKLLNGTHKSHVHSPVEAKILAKYKPKINATLLIPELKQTDETSAKAIQYFNTTYHIVLYYEDIIKNRTKLKDLQEFLKLPYRELKSLQVKIHTAPLSSQVDNWDDVQTALKGTSYETFLNADY